The Streptomyces sp. NBC_01255 genome window below encodes:
- a CDS encoding ADP-ribosylglycohydrolase family protein, giving the protein MPGTGPLLGDPQDPAPLPGADAPPGSAPVRGTGSWGGTHEAPEPEATRRAGRDAVEGLLLGLAAGDAAGWPAARHRAARMPEWTRRLTRELDTFAEQNATTTLPVPIALNQPPEPLRLGPSDDAEWAAFTAEAILTASGPVFAGLPPERRLRAAVDLAWNALAGQVAAAADRAPEVESAILPLRARISVRAGLGNLATGLRPPATGHDNPHYFDDAACVRAAVLAVVHPGDPRAAAELAEFDARYTQDGDGVHGARATAAAIAAALGGATVDEAVEAALAELPPVTEIGRNARYAVKLAQTAGSAFELVPLLEHQIVDHVYSYGIAAAETVPVALALATAARGEMTAAVPAAVCLSRVADSAPALAGALTGALGGGRSVPATWREACRTLAGCALPRFAGTDLVELAGLLGATEPTTSGGQFRHDPHTGCAHPG; this is encoded by the coding sequence ATGCCGGGTACCGGCCCCCTGCTCGGTGACCCGCAGGACCCCGCCCCGCTGCCGGGCGCCGACGCCCCGCCTGGATCCGCCCCGGTACGCGGCACCGGTTCGTGGGGCGGCACCCACGAGGCCCCGGAGCCCGAGGCCACCCGCAGGGCCGGCCGCGACGCCGTCGAGGGCCTCCTCCTCGGGCTCGCCGCAGGCGACGCCGCCGGCTGGCCCGCCGCCCGCCACCGCGCCGCCCGCATGCCGGAGTGGACCCGCCGCCTCACCCGCGAGCTCGACACCTTCGCCGAGCAGAACGCGACGACCACCCTCCCCGTCCCCATCGCCCTCAACCAGCCCCCCGAGCCCCTCCGCCTCGGCCCCTCCGACGACGCCGAGTGGGCGGCCTTCACCGCCGAGGCGATCCTCACCGCCTCCGGCCCCGTCTTCGCCGGCCTCCCCCCGGAGCGCCGCCTCCGCGCCGCCGTGGACCTCGCCTGGAACGCCCTCGCCGGCCAGGTCGCCGCCGCTGCCGACCGCGCCCCCGAGGTCGAGTCCGCCATCCTCCCCCTCCGCGCCCGGATCTCCGTACGCGCCGGGCTCGGCAACCTCGCCACCGGCCTGCGCCCGCCCGCCACCGGCCACGACAACCCGCACTACTTCGACGACGCCGCCTGCGTCCGCGCCGCCGTCCTCGCCGTCGTCCACCCCGGCGACCCGCGCGCCGCCGCCGAACTCGCCGAGTTCGACGCCCGGTACACCCAGGACGGCGACGGCGTCCACGGCGCCCGCGCGACGGCGGCGGCCATCGCCGCGGCGCTCGGCGGGGCGACGGTCGACGAGGCCGTCGAGGCGGCGCTCGCCGAACTCCCGCCCGTCACCGAGATCGGCCGCAACGCCCGGTACGCGGTGAAGCTGGCCCAGACGGCCGGTTCGGCCTTCGAACTGGTCCCGCTCCTGGAGCACCAGATCGTGGACCACGTCTACAGCTACGGGATCGCCGCGGCCGAGACCGTCCCGGTCGCCCTCGCCCTCGCCACCGCCGCCCGGGGCGAGATGACGGCCGCGGTACCGGCCGCCGTCTGCCTCTCCCGGGTCGCGGACTCCGCCCCCGCGCTCGCGGGCGCGCTCACCGGCGCGCTGGGCGGCGGCCGTTCGGTACCGGCGACCTGGCGCGAGGCCTGCCGGACGCTCGCGGGGTGCGCGCTGCCGCGGTTCGCGGGGACGGACCTGGTCGAACTCGCCGGGCTGCTAGGAGCCACGGAACCGACCACCTCAGGTGGACAATTCCGACATGACCCCCACACTGGATGTGCCCACCCTGGATGA
- a CDS encoding VIT1/CCC1 transporter family protein, translating to MSIIEAQAPLHEAHRDNHTHRDVNGGWLRPAVFGAMDGLVSNLALMTGVAGGAVSTQTVVITGVAGLAAGAFSMAAGEYTSVASQRELVQAELDVERRQLRKHPIDEMEELAALYVSRGVEPALAREVAMQLSKDPEQALEIHAREELGIDPDDLPSPMVAAVSSFGSFALGALLPVLPFLLGATALWPAVLLALLGLFACGALVARVTARGWLFSGLRQLVLGGAAAAVTYGLGMLFGAAL from the coding sequence ATGTCCATCATCGAAGCCCAGGCGCCACTGCACGAGGCCCATCGCGACAACCACACGCACCGAGACGTGAACGGCGGTTGGCTGCGGCCCGCGGTGTTCGGCGCGATGGACGGCCTCGTCTCCAACCTCGCCCTGATGACCGGCGTCGCCGGTGGCGCGGTGTCCACGCAGACCGTGGTCATCACCGGCGTCGCGGGACTCGCCGCCGGCGCCTTCTCCATGGCGGCCGGCGAGTACACCTCCGTGGCCTCGCAGCGCGAGCTCGTCCAGGCGGAACTGGACGTCGAGCGTCGTCAGTTGCGCAAGCACCCCATCGACGAGATGGAGGAGCTCGCCGCGCTGTACGTGTCCCGGGGCGTCGAGCCCGCGCTCGCCCGCGAGGTCGCGATGCAGTTGTCGAAGGACCCCGAGCAGGCCCTGGAGATCCACGCCCGCGAGGAGCTCGGCATCGATCCGGACGACCTGCCGTCGCCGATGGTCGCCGCCGTGTCGTCCTTCGGCTCCTTCGCGCTCGGCGCCCTGCTGCCCGTGCTGCCGTTCCTGCTCGGCGCGACCGCGCTCTGGCCCGCCGTGCTGCTCGCGCTCCTCGGGCTCTTCGCCTGCGGCGCGCTGGTGGCCCGGGTGACCGCCCGCGGCTGGCTCTTCAGCGGGCTGCGCCAGCTCGTCCTGGGCGGGGCCGCGGCCGCCGTGACGTACGGGCTCGGGATGCTCTTCGGAGCGGCGCTGTAG
- a CDS encoding ADP-ribosylglycohydrolase family protein, whose product MTPTLDVPTLDDRITGSLLGAAVGDALGGPVEGYTPQQILERHGGRVTGVVGPWNGDDWRTARPIAPYHKGDGHVTDDTLMTHALIRVYEKVRGHLDAYAVADFLVPELMGAPVWIPELEAEALPLQRIFLAEKWLVARLHYGHVDPREAGDGNIVNCGAAMYMAPVGLVNAAHPAAAYAEALDVAGAHQSSYGREAAGVFAAAVAAACAPGATPGTVVDTALSLAKDGTRSAIEAVAEVAARHTDFESALTPLRTAVAPFDTVGPDYRSPSLGARRPSRLHAIEELPIALGMLLVGEGDYRRTVLGSVNYGRDCDSIATMAGAIVGALHGESAVPADWAKRVAEASRLDLHAPAAALARVTREVFARDEEARRAHESAFATLTSADR is encoded by the coding sequence ATGACCCCCACACTGGATGTGCCCACCCTGGATGACCGGATCACCGGCAGCCTTCTCGGGGCCGCCGTCGGCGACGCGCTCGGCGGCCCCGTCGAGGGCTACACCCCCCAGCAGATCCTGGAGCGTCACGGCGGCCGCGTCACCGGCGTCGTCGGCCCCTGGAACGGCGACGACTGGCGCACCGCCCGCCCCATCGCGCCGTACCACAAGGGCGACGGGCACGTCACCGACGACACCTTGATGACCCACGCCCTGATCCGGGTGTACGAGAAGGTCCGCGGCCACCTCGACGCGTACGCGGTCGCGGACTTCCTCGTCCCCGAACTCATGGGCGCCCCCGTCTGGATCCCGGAGCTGGAAGCCGAGGCGCTCCCCCTCCAGCGGATCTTCCTCGCCGAGAAGTGGCTCGTGGCCCGGCTCCACTACGGCCACGTGGACCCGCGCGAGGCCGGCGACGGCAACATCGTCAACTGCGGCGCCGCGATGTACATGGCACCGGTCGGACTCGTCAACGCCGCCCACCCGGCGGCCGCCTACGCCGAGGCCCTCGACGTCGCCGGCGCGCACCAGTCCTCGTACGGCCGGGAGGCGGCGGGCGTGTTCGCGGCGGCGGTAGCGGCGGCGTGCGCACCGGGCGCCACGCCGGGCACGGTCGTCGACACAGCCCTGTCTCTCGCCAAGGACGGCACGAGGTCGGCGATCGAAGCGGTCGCCGAAGTGGCGGCCCGCCACACGGACTTCGAGTCCGCGCTCACTCCGCTCCGGACGGCGGTGGCCCCCTTCGACACGGTCGGCCCGGACTACCGCTCTCCCTCCCTGGGAGCCCGCCGCCCGTCTCGCCTGCACGCGATCGAGGAACTCCCGATCGCCCTCGGCATGCTCCTCGTCGGCGAGGGCGATTACCGCCGTACGGTCCTGGGCTCGGTCAACTACGGCCGTGACTGCGACTCGATCGCCACAATGGCGGGCGCGATCGTGGGCGCGCTGCACGGCGAGTCCGCCGTCCCCGCCGACTGGGCGAAACGCGTCGCGGAGGCGAGCCGGCTCGACCTGCACGCCCCGGCGGCGGCACTGGCCCGGGTGACGCGCGAGGTCTTCGCCCGGGACGAGGAGGCGCGCCGGGCGCACGAGTCGGCGTTCGCGACGCTGACGAGCGCGGACCGGTGA
- a CDS encoding ADP-ribosylglycohydrolase family protein gives MTTTACDTRERARGALLGLAVGDALGAPAENMRPSEIRRRWGRIEGFVTDRPAGTDDTEYAIFSALLLARHGSALTVHHVERAWHHWIADLDEGPFRGAGFSERGTLENLRRGLAAPISAQHRHAWSDGLAMRAAPFGVFAAGRPAEAARLVAIDGSVSHEGEGIYGGQAVAAGVAAAMAGAGVTSIIAAALSVVPMDSWTARSLRRAVVAAQRVQPDPLTRERQVRSAVVIGGYPWTDLAPEAVGLAFGAFAAARGDFRTAVLTAVNMGRDADTTAAVAGALAGAMSGAPAIPEEWATAIAPVTGSCLPSMRGYHVLDVADLLTPEETLS, from the coding sequence ATGACGACCACGGCATGCGACACGCGTGAACGGGCGAGAGGGGCGCTCCTCGGCCTCGCCGTCGGCGACGCCCTCGGAGCCCCCGCGGAGAACATGCGCCCCTCGGAGATCCGCCGCCGATGGGGCCGCATCGAGGGCTTCGTGACGGACCGTCCGGCGGGCACCGACGACACCGAGTACGCGATCTTCTCGGCCCTGCTCCTCGCCCGGCACGGCTCGGCGCTCACCGTCCACCACGTCGAACGGGCCTGGCACCACTGGATCGCCGACCTCGACGAAGGCCCCTTCCGCGGTGCGGGCTTCTCGGAGCGCGGCACGCTGGAGAACCTTCGCCGGGGACTCGCCGCGCCCATCTCCGCCCAGCACCGCCACGCCTGGAGCGACGGGCTCGCGATGCGCGCCGCACCGTTCGGGGTCTTCGCCGCCGGACGCCCGGCGGAGGCGGCGCGCCTCGTCGCGATCGACGGCAGCGTCAGCCACGAGGGAGAAGGCATCTACGGGGGCCAGGCCGTCGCCGCGGGCGTCGCGGCGGCGATGGCGGGCGCGGGGGTGACCTCGATCATCGCGGCGGCCCTCTCCGTCGTCCCGATGGACTCCTGGACGGCCCGCTCCCTGCGCCGCGCGGTCGTCGCCGCCCAGCGCGTCCAGCCGGACCCGCTCACCCGCGAGCGTCAGGTCCGCTCGGCGGTCGTCATCGGCGGCTACCCGTGGACGGACCTGGCACCGGAGGCGGTGGGCCTGGCCTTCGGCGCCTTCGCGGCGGCCCGCGGGGACTTCCGTACGGCGGTCCTGACCGCGGTCAACATGGGCCGCGACGCCGACACGACGGCAGCGGTCGCCGGCGCCCTGGCCGGAGCGATGTCGGGCGCTCCGGCGATCCCGGAGGAATGGGCGACGGCGATCGCCCCGGTCACCGGCAGCTGCCTGCCCTCGATGCGCGGCTACCACGTCCTGGACGTCGCGGACCTTCTGACCCCGGAGGAGACCCTGTCATGA